TATTTGGGGGTGCTGGGTTTCTTTGGCGTGCCAGGCCGCTTGCTCTGCCACAGGTGGGCCGGGATGGTAAAGGCGTCCACGCTCATGGACATAGTCTTCGACGGGATGGCTGTGAACTGCTTACGGTCTGAACTGTACTTGAACATGGATTCTACCACGGAGGAGCTCACCGCCCGGGGGCCTGTTCCTGCCAGACGTACCAGCTCCTCCGTCTCGGGGTTCATGGTGTAGACGGCACGGAACTGGCAGCTGGAGTCCCGAAAGAGGATCAGGAAGTGGTTTGCTGtgctcttctccatctcctggGTTGGGGAAAACCACAAAATCATCACAGCAGGCATATTACATCCCATCATTACATCTtacagaagagagagagaaggctaTCTTGCATTTTTTGAGATTTGCAGTCAGTTGTTACACCATTCTTCAGCAGATGCTCTGGTGGAGAACAAACTCCTCtgacccatttattcagctgaaaacTTGTCATAACCACTCTACTGCTGTCAGCCACCCTGTCCATGGTGAACCAGGCCCTCACCTCCATGATCTTGTTCTTCTGCGGTTCATTGACTTTCCCAGCCAGGCAGCACCGTGAGAGTGCGTTGTGAATTATGAATTTGTTGGACTTGAAGCTGGGCTCTTTAAACAGCTTAGGGCCTAAACcatacagacaaacacacaccttaaCATGCAGTCAGATTCcaaaaaactgttaattttcATTCGCCTGAACTAATGGCCAGTCGAGAACACTGACCGCCAAAGGCACAAAGACACAACATGGACGATGGTGAGAACTAGGGTGATGACAGGGGGGTCTTTCTTTGTGTATTATGGTACTCGTTTGAggttgtggtggggggggaggtggaAGGCGCTGTACCAGTGTATTCTGGGATGGAGGCAGGAGAGGAGGCAGGGGAACCATTTTCACCATCCTTTTCTCCATTCTGATTAGCTGGACGACAGGGTGACATCAATCTTGCTGGCGACTGAGATTGGCTAGGAGCAGAAACAGGAAGAGGGAGTAGGTAGAGCACTGGGCCTTACAGAGTGTGGGATAAGGAGCAGAGGGCCTTGGCTCATACCTGGGGGAATTCTTTGCTTTGGGGGAGTTGCAGCCATTTCCAGAATCgttggccatggaggaaaggttGAGACTGGACTGGGAGTAAATCTTAGTGAGCTTTGATCCTACAGGAGCAGAGATAATTCATGAACCCAGACAGTCTGGATGCACACACCTGAGAAGAAGTCAGGAAGCACAGTGACCAGTATTAACACATCTTACAAGAGAAGATCCCAAAAATCTCAAATCCCTTTCTTAGGTGCAGTTTGGCATAGTTACAGCTAGTGGGCAGTAAAGATAGAGCAGCAGCCTGTTATTACCCATGAATCCCTTGGCAGGGCTGCGAGACAGTCCCGAGTCGTCCCGAAACTCCGTCTTGGGCCTCTGCTTCTTGGCTCCACGCGAGGCAGGTGGCCGCTGCCGCAGCACCTTCTCCAGGTCCTCCATGAgcttcagctgctgccttcgctcATACTCTTGCCGCGTGAATTCTCCTCGTCGCTGAGGCGGGCGCAGGGGCGCAGCTCGCTCCTCAACCCACCGGGGTCTCGGCTCCTCCACGGACAGTGGTCTGCAGGGGTGTGGGGGCCAGTGGGGTAAACGATTTTCGCTGCCGTTAGGTGTGCTATCAAAATCAACATGCACAGCAGGAAACACGTCCCATATGTGACTGCTGCTTGGTGGATAGCGTGTGCCTGTGCTTGCACCCATGTGTGATGTTTGTGCGTCGTCTGTGTGTGTCGAGTGATCTGTGTGTACGTGCATAAATGCCACAACGGGCTGAGTGGGACCTGGCGTCCCGCTCCCATGGTGACTCCTGTCTCCGTCTCTTCAGCTCCTCCGCTCTTCTCTGCTGCTTCTGGAGCAGCGCTGCTCTCCGCTGGGCCATGTCTCCCTCCGACCTCGGCTCGTCCTCCTGGGTACGAGTACACAGGCACTGTGGTCCATAGCAAGGTCACCGTGTTTGTGAGATTCTACAACAGTGCATCAGAAACCCATCCAGGCAAAAACTGTCAGTTCTCACCTTGTGGTAGAATGCGAGCCCAGCCTTCCCTTCTGGGTCCGACTGGCTGCTTAAAGAGCTAGACGAGATGTGGAGCCCCTCATCCCCTCTGGGCCCCTGCAGTGAGGACACTGAGACCTCTATGAGGCTGCTGGTGTGGGGGCCGCTCAAGGCTCCCATGACATCACTCTCGAGAGAGCAGTCTGAGGGCGCCCCTGAGCTCGGCTGCTCCTGGCTGGTTAGGACCAGCGGTGTACTGTCCTCCaggtccaggctgaagatggtGTGGTCCTCACTGGAGCACGTCTCTGAGGAGATGTCTTCCATCGGCAGAGGTGACGGCGGGTCCCCAATGCTGAAAGAAGAGCAGGTTTGGACCTGGCACTGGCTGGGAGACACCTTGCGCAGATGGGGCAGGGTGTCCACATTCTGTGGAGGAGTGAGCACCCGGGTGAGGGGCGGGAATTTTAGATCCAGTGGACGGGTTTGTTGCTGCTGGTGCCGAGGACTCTTGGCAGGTGCAGACTGGGTCCGGCAGGTGGACACTTGGGCGGACTTAGGCGAGTTTGAGACACGGCTGGAGGCCTTGCGGGATGGAGAGGGAGAAGACGAGGTAGACGGAAGGTCCCTGGAGGACTCGTGAGAAAGACGTGGAGGAGTACGTCCGGCAGGGATGACCCAAGCGCGAGAGGATGGTGCCCCCTTCTTACTCATCAGGCGTTTCTGCTGCTCGGAGAGACGCTGCATGTCACTCTGCAGGGAGCTGAGGGCCTCATTCAGTTTGAACACGGCATCGTTGTACTCGTCCAACGGCACGACCCCTTTCTCCCCCACCtgtgtctctttggagaaggtCACTTGTTTCTCCAGCTTGGGTGGTGGCTTATTGCTGGTTTCCTCACCACCACTGCATGGCAATCGCTCTTCCAGCCTCTTGGTCTCCTTCTCTGTGGGCAAGGCACCAGTTTTGGCCTGGTCAGAACCATCGGGCTCTGGTGCCCCACTGGGCTCTGCTGTTCCACCAACCTCTGTTGCTCCGCTGCCACACTGTTGTTTCTGGAGCTGCAGGAAGGCACTGTTACCCAGACGCTGCCGGTGTTTGGCAAAGATGGCCTCAATTCGTTGCTTCTGTGCTTCGATGGACTTGCGCTTCTCCTCTAGCTGAGCACCAAGCTCCGACATCTCCGTGCTGAGGGCAGGACTCTTGCTGGGGCTCTCCTCTGATCTTTGAACCCAAGTGGTCAtcggtggggaaggagcctcaCTAGGGGGTGTGTCAGGCACTATCTTCTTCTTGAGCTCTGCAAAGCTGGTCATCTTCATACTGCATTCCAGCTGGCCCTTTTTCAGCGGGGTGCTGGCAGGTGTTGTTGGAGTGGAGTGCACTGTCACGAAGCCTTCAGTGGCATCTCTACCAACCCTCAGCGCTAGATTATCGTTCCGTAACTCAGAGTTGTGTTTGCCACGGTGCTCTCGCTTCTGGCCTCGTGTCCGGTAAAGCATCCCAGTCCGTGTGGGGGCAGAGCTGCTGAGCCTGGCAGGGCAGCTATCATCCTCAGGGGAGTGCAGGTAGAAGCCATCTGGGGCCCCCTCTGGCCGAAGCCGGGGCTCTAATTTTCCCTTGCTTTGAATGACCTGGAAGGCCTCTTCCATAGTGCTTGCATCCACCAGTTCATTCTCCGCAGACCCTAAGAGCCCTTTGGGAATGGGCACAGGGACTCCCTTCAGCAGGTGGCTCAGGTCTTCTGGGGGTGTGTAGGGGGCGCGACTCATGGCAGGAACAGCTGAGGCCAAGCTATCTGTACTCGTTGAGCGAATAATGGCCCCCACCGGGTTGCCCATGACTATGTCAACATCGCTGTCCAGGCCGAAGGGGATGCTGAATGACACGGCAGAGAGCGGCCGGCTGGAGAGAGGAAAGACAGCCAACGACACGAGTATTAGGATAATTGGAACAGGaaagcagagagagaaatgaCAACTGAGAAGGGAAATCAGACAGAGTGGACCTGGAACCCGGAAGAGAAGCAGAGAAGATTGATAAACAGAAGGGGAAAGCAGAGACAGAAAGGGTAactggagagggaaaaaagacGAAAAGGAGTAGTAAAACCCAGCAAAGAAAGACGTCACGTATTACGTAGACAGCAGCGTACAGAGAAAGGGAAACACTAGAGCTAGTATTTAATATGACTTACCTGATATGTTTCTTGGTCCATGGTCTCCCAACACCTTCTGTGTGAAACAATGAAACAGACTGAGTCAAGGCtccaagacacacacaggtgttgTCTGTACACacgtgcatgcatgcataacgcataacacacacacacacacacacacacacacacacaataaagcTGATGGAATCAACACACAAAGAGGATGTGGAGACAAACACATATAAAATCAGTACACAacaagcacgcacgcacacacacacacacagacagacatacacacacagacctgcCATAGCTCCAGGGGACACAGGAGAGGAGACGGGCACAAAAGGCTGCTTGAAGATGAAGGAGGGAGATGCACTGGAACAGAAAGACATGTCTTTGACCCGAGGTGCAAGTCCCACACTTCCATGCACGTCTCTGGCTATGTCATGCTATGACTCAGGATCATGCTAAGGTCTTGCTAGTTCAGTAGCTCTACTGTGAGACactcttggaaaaaaaactgctggaagGTATATTTCATAACTCGTCTCCTGTTCCAATGCTGCCCCAGAGTTTCTCCTACATCGGCTACCGATTACTGTACATCTCATCTGCCGCTCTTCACTTGGGCACCGCGTACCTGTTGCTGTTTCCACTAGTCGGGGTTGTGCAGCTAACCAATCCTGATGGGTCTAAAGTGGAAACACAAGTTAGTCATGCCACCAAACAGCTGGTTAACAAAATTAGCACCACAGTGTTACGGAATGTGCAAACTTTAACTACGCAGGCATGGCTCCATTCACAGACAGCACCGTTCCCAAACTTGCAAAACCCTCCTTCCACAGTACCAGTTAGATCAAGAGGCTCCCGTGGTTGAACAAACTCAGGCTTGTGCACTTCAAACCATCCCAGCAGCTCTGCCATGAAGCTCATGATGTTCACCTGTAGAGTTCATGTGAACACACGATCTCAcaatgtctccttctcttagaTCAGTGTACACAATACACAGCCCTTCTTGCCGACCGCTGACAAACTTCACCACGCAGACATGTTCTACACCGAGAGTGCATGCGGCATCGCCACAACATGTTGCTGTAAACAGAGTGCAGAGTGTGTTGTTCTACCCAGAGTGCCGGTGGCGCGTACAACAGGTCCTCCAATGCCAGGGGGCAGTAGCACTTCCGGGTGTTTACACAGAAGTCCCGGATGAGCTGCAGGTTGTACAGACTGTCTGCCACAGACATGGTGTCCTTCAAACACACATCTGAGAGGGGAGAGCAACACGAAGAGGTCGGCGGGTGCTGTTTTAGAAGGGGCGGCTCAACGTATGAGGCGAATGAGTGCAAAGTACCTTCCAGTCGCAGTAGATGTGGGCAGTAGTAGTGGACAACTGCGGCTATTGCGCAGCCATTGGACAGGTCCTTTATGCTGGTTACCAGCGGAAACATGGGCGTTTGCTTGGGCAGCATCTTGTCCTTTCTGTAGCGAATCTGGAAGCAGACGAGGATGTGAGGACCAAAGCAATGGTTGCCATGCAGGCAGAGCATGGCCTGGTTAAAGTGTGTGGTTAATTAACATCTGAGATCGTTCCCTTGCCAGCTATCAGTTACGCTGCCTCTGTCCGAAAACAGCTACAGCTACAGTGCCTCACGCTAACATGCCTGTTGCTCTTGTGAGCCGAGTGTGAAAAGGAACCTCTTCGAGCCCCGATGGAGAGACGGTGAAGAACGTCTTGCCGATGTCCGGGAGCCCTAACCCAATCTCCACTACTGTCAAAGTACCATGCTGCCACTTGTTAGATTACTACACGGTCTCCTTgcacttattcacttagctgatgttcAAAGacttacagcaatttactcatttatacagctgggtgacttttacCGCAGTAaatcggggtaagtaccttgctcaagcacactacagcagtagggaCACTTGAACCTGTACTCTCCCAAAGatccaaagagagcagctctaaccctaactctaccATCTCAAGTCTTGCTTTACTGCACTGTGCAGCACTTTCTGTAAAGAGGGCGTCTTCCCTCAGCTCTCTGCAGTCTCCTTCCATCCGGAACCTTCCTTTACTGCTCAGCTGTGTCCAGACTGCAGGAATCTTCCTTTATTATTCCTGCCTTCTTATACTAAAGACTCTCTTCTACCAGCAGGAGACTATTAACGCTATTAACAAGTTCTGTACCTCGACACACTCTTCCAGGGTTATCATTAGTTATCGTGTTCTTTCTTTGCGGAAGTGTAAATACGTGTGTGTGGGTAGAGCAGTTGAGAACTAGCCCTCCCCCATCCTGGCACATTAACAGTAAATGAATAGAAAAAGTGTACGTAAAGGAAAGGAGGCtgaagaacacagaaaaatcaTCAAACATCAAGAGCACACAAGCGGACGAGCCAGAGCAGAAAAGTCAAAGGGCAACATGGAAGCTCGAGTGAGATGAGGAGCATCATAACGTATGAAGAAAAAGACATGAAACAAAAGGATGGGCTCCGAGGATAAACGTGAAAGGTCAATCACAGGTCAATCAAAGGTCATGCGAATGTAGTGGACGAGGCAGCAGCGAGTCGGTAGGAAACGATGAGCACAGctcactaatacacacacacatggaagGGGGGCTTGCATAGCTCTTTTTCTCAAAAACTGCTGAGAGAGTTCCTAACGCTCACGTGACGCCAGTGACTTACCGTGGTACAGGGCCACTGCTCCAATGCGTTCCTTTACACACAGCAGACTGTACCACACACTGTATCTTCCtcatgaaaatgttaaagtggCCTTTCAAACACCTCACTTCGAGGGAGTTCcacatcctgtgtgtgtgtgtgtgtgtgtgtgtgtgtgtgtgtgggaacagAAAAGTAGGCATCCGTCACTAAGTGACCCTTTACACTTCTTTGTCTAATAACCAGCTCTGTTTCTGGCACTGCCACTGCCATAAATCTGTGACTCATTTATGAATTAAACACACCTCTTACAGCAGCACATCGTGCACATCACCGCTGATCTGTGTGTCCTGTGCCGTCCACATTCAGCTGTCTGTCTCTCGCTCCTGCCTGTCCATCTGTGTGTCCTGCACTTCCCTCACTGCTCTGCTTGCCTTCTACCTTCCACAGCCATCGCTACGTCCTGCAGACCGGCGTTACGACGTCTCTTTCCGGCGAGACTGCGGCCAAAGCAAACTAAGATCCAACCCCCCCTTCAAAACCAAAATTCAATGGAACCAAAGCAAAGATTCGATGGAAAGAAAGTGCTTTGAAAGAGGACTCGTGTTGGTGTCTGCAGGTGTCCGCAGGTGGGAGGTTGATACATTACCACAGGTGGCTTATTCCCCGACTCCTTCAAACAAAAAGCGATGGCATGCTGAATGCAAATGGCAAAGAAAGGAGAAGCGTAAATGCCACGTCGCCAGGGAAGTCCACAGCATCACACGAGGACGGGGTGGGACAAGGCAGAGACACAGTCAGGTGACCGAGCATGCAGCTTCACTCATTGTCCAGGAGAGCTGTGGCATGGGACATCAACAGTGGACACGTGACGTCCTGAAGGCACACACCCATCCCACAACCTTCAAAATTCATCCTTTAACAAAGAAGCGATTATGGGTGACGCCTTGGTTTCACAGCCTTCGTGCTCAAGGTCAGGCTGAGTATCAGTGCGCAGAGAGCAAGGACAGTGTATTCAACAGGGGACGTATCATGTGGCCTGGAAGTGAGCCGTGATGAACTGTAATGCAATTaaccacacaaactgaaaacaagTCAATTAACGGCCTgactattttaaatatacagaacAATTCAGAATATCCTGCAAAACAAAACTTATAATTCAACATTGACATCTTTGACATGGAGGACTGTAGGGAATACAGCAGAGAGATGGGTAACAATGTGTTCTGTGATATTACACCGGTAACTCACGTTACAAACAttgaaatgatacatttttgaaaatacaaacatttcccagtttatctatttttaattgcatttctggACAGGACTGCAGGTGAATGATCGGTAACAACGTGAGGAACTCGGCACCGAATAAAAAGTTGTCGAGAACATTTTATGCACAGCATTTACAGAACTTGCAGAGCGAATATATAGAGGCCACAGGTGTTTCTGATGGCACATGTAGTAAAgcgaaagtgaaagtgaaagtgaaagtgaccACATgctgacaatcactgcacttGTTCATGTGATCAACGGCTCCCAGGATCTCTGCCCGTTTTTTGTGCGCTGCATCACAAATGAAACACGCAGACGAAATATGATACGGTCGCCTCACGTGATCCTGCATCACACGCGTGTGGAACGTGACACACGGGAGGCACATGGTACTGTGTGGAGAACACAACACACTGAACACGAGGTTATGCACACGTTGtatattcagtcattttaaagcacACAACTTCAATGTTTGCAAGATACAAGTTTGGCGACGGACTGGCGCGACGCTCCCAGCGCACCCCGCCAAGCACCTCACGCACCATGTTTCCAGTGTCGAGGGGCACCGAGAGCCTGCGGCGTGCGCTCTGCTGATGGAAACTAATGAAAAATCTGCCTGCAAATTTTCATGAACTACAGCTTTACCCGAGCTTCTTTACAGAGCCCAACGTGTACGTAAGTCGAGGGACGTTTCTCTCGCTACCGTTTAGAGGTCGGACTTACAAACAGCTCTGGTTACGGTCAGAGTTCTGCTCCCAACTGTGTTTGTGAATTGAGGCCCCGGTGCATGCGGGGGCTGTGACGTAACGGGAGAAGGAGGAATGACACTTACAGGGACGAGCTTCCAGTACCAGCGGGTGGGACACTGAGGGTGAGAGAGCAAAAAGGAAGGACAAATTCGGTCGAGTCACTACGTTGTTGCTATTACTATTACTACGTGCTCTGTTTAGCCGATACCTTCACCCAAGGCGACCTACAGCGATAAACACACTGTATGGAGCTACTCAGAAAGTTGTACACATGAACACAGGAGAGCAGCATATCCCCCCCCACAGTGCGCgcgcatatacacacacacacacacacacacacacacacacacacacacacacacacacacacacacaaactccaggTAGCATACAGTTTAGCCCCAGCAGTTTTCTCTTTATCATTCCATCCAGCCATTTCAATTAACCGCTCATCTTGGTCAGGGCTGTGACACCAATCTACTACaaagtagccacacacactcacccctTCACACAttgcaggcaatttagagtcactaatatTTAGTCcgtgataataacaataataataatcataataatccAGCTTCTATCATGTTTAAGAGGATCTGTACTGAGAAAAAACCTGTTATACTGTATCATGTACAAATCTGagcatttttgtgtattttggttGTATGTGTGAGGGCAGGATCTGTGAAGTGTGATGTGTACACATGGTATCTAAGCGCCGAGCGTGTGAGGGTGTGAGGATATGTCACTCACAGAAGGCTGGACAGGCTGCAGGTCAGTGCTGGGCTGAGACCTCTGGACCACTTCTCCCTCCACATTCTCCTTCAgcttctgtatcagctgcagcaAGAACAAACAGGCAGaaagacacacgcacacctgtCAATGtgtcattaataaattatttcttcCCCAGCCacagcaaaacaagaaaatcaaAGTGCAAAAAGACAAATTAGTTTCACAACTAACACTGCGTGACATACTCATCAGCTAATATTGTGacatgatggatgagacattccatgctgagctggggattcaagatacaatatagcaacaatatcattgttACTTGTTAACTGGTTTACAATtattacttaatctagaatgcccaggacggtggacccccagaggtttttttctccctcaaccttcagttgggagtttttgttcctttcctcggtggccagtaggtatacttatagctctatgataagttcttcattatggtagccattagtcgaccgtcttctttgtatctgtttttcttgccttctgtccgtgttaaagcgctctgtgtcactgcgtgagaagagcgcgctataaaaataaactgaattgaactgaattattattattatgtggaACTATTCTGCTGTggtttaatttcactgaaacgCATCACTGCTACCATGGAACCCGAGCACAGCTGTTTCAGTATGTTTTGCCTTTTCCTTCCAGCTGGACACACGACACTTGTAATACTGTACCTGCCCAGTACTAGATGCCATCTGGTCACATGCTGTTCTCCTCCGGCAGTACTCACCCTGTTAATCCAGTAGAGTACTGCATTCTCCCAGTCAGATCTGCCTCCCAGCTGCTCCAGGCCAGCTGGCATTGCCACTTTGCTCACCGTCGTCATCGCACCCAGTGACATTAGCGCATCGATCACAGCCAGGTGAGCGCCCTGTACCCATCAAAGGACagtcaaaaacacagaaataacacGAGGAGAACTGAAGAACTGACTGAGAGATAgaaaacataaattcatcagaagcccagaaaagtgtcagactaCACTTATTCATTGAGATGAAAATTTTCCCCAAAAGTTACTGACAAGTGTTAAAGTACCTATAAATATTTGCCCATTTGCTGAGTAATatttattggagtaattcaggaCGGGTGGAAAGGATACCGTTTATCCAGCGTACTATAGCGGTTAGTATAATTTAAATCTGCAACCTCTAAGCTCAAAGGTTTAAccactttaaccactgcactacctgctgcccctgcatGATGACTCTTTAATTACTGCAATTAATTAACttgacaaattaaaataaaataatgctaCTTTTtaagaaagcttttttttccccccacattttGGTTTCTACAAAGTTGTCTAAGTTGTATCACCAGCAGCCTCCACTACATCTAAGCCAACCTAAAAAATTCTCTCCACTAGGTGTCTCCACTGCTATACCAACCCTCTCCACTATTGTGTCCCCTGCAACACTAGCAGCCTCCACTAGGTGTCTCCACTGTACCACATGTTAGTCACTACTAGGCCTCTCACTTGCACAACCACAAAGTTTCTGGCCACACCTTGGTTGCTTACCATCCTGATGGGTATAAGCTGGAGATGGGCTTCTGTCACTATGACATCTTGGTCTCTCAGAGTCATGCCTTTCTGAACCAGGAGCTGTAACAGGGCACAGCTGTCCCTAGGAGGTGCCACTCCCAACAGAAGCCCATAGACACGGCAGTAGAGCTCAGCAGACACCAGGACACCTGTGACAGGAGGCTTAACATGCTCCTGCTCATACTGATCACGGTAGAAGGGCTCCTGGAGCTCCACAGGTACATTTtctgtggggggtgggtggagaAACAGTGCATCATTAAACACCTCTATGGATTCTGCAGGAAGACGGGAGagacaacagacacacacttctctGTGGTGTGTAGAGGTGGAGAGCAGCAACATAGTGCAGAAAAATCTTCAGGGTGTGTGTAGAGAGACAAGAGGAACTATCAATGTATGAACATCTCCACAATACCTACatcatcatttagctgatgcttttctccagactgaTCAAGAATGTtagaccatccatccatccatccatccatccatccatcttctgtcccgcttgtcctaaaagggttgcggtggcagcagggaaagcagagaagcccagccacccctgttccctgcaacttcctccaccTCAACCTGGGGGacccccagccgttcccaggccaactgggagatgtaatccctccagcgggtcccgggccgacctcggggcctcgtcccagttggccatgcccggtatacctccaaagggagacgcacagggggcatccttatgagatgcccgaaccacctcaactggctcctctcaatgtggaggagtcaCGGCTCTaatctgagttcctcccggatgtccgaactcctcaccctgccacggagagtgagtcccaacaccctgcggagaaaactcatttcggccgcttgtatccacaatcttattctttcggtcatcacccaaagtTGATTTCCATAGGTGAGGgcagggacgtagatcgaccggtaaatggagagcttcgccttatggctcagctcccccttcaccactaaaGTCCGATacaacgaccgcattactgctgctgctgctgctcccagtctgtggccgatctcacgctcccttcttccctcactcatgaacaagaccccaagatacttgaactcctccacctggggcaaaaactctctccttacctggagggggcatgtcatccttttccgtgagagaatgTTAGACCACTGACAGTAATTTCCCCTTTGACACAGCTTGGCCATCAAGGAtagtacagcagcaggtggaattcaaacctgggtgcttcaggcagctctaactactacgccacctgctgccccccactGGTAACCTTGCAAGAGAACAATGTTCCTGATATCTTTAAAAAGATATTGATTACAAGCCTCTTTAGGCTTCAGCCCCAA
This genomic window from Scleropages formosus chromosome 1, fSclFor1.1, whole genome shotgun sequence contains:
- the LOC108919754 gene encoding calmodulin-regulated spectrin-associated protein 3-like isoform X3, whose translation is MVKRRKNVLLVPAAGPRMVFASFRMSGSMQIFSELLCRSPCPPAVLHLLLHLFHLLPPPPPPPPPPPSPSPSPAPVAHSSAMVDSGAMRRTFPVPEIKPLDQYDFSRAKICASVGWLLTTAYGGPENVPVELQEPFYRDQYEQEHVKPPVTGVLVSAELYCRVYGLLLGVAPPRDSCALLQLLVQKGMTLRDQDVIVTEAHLQLIPIRMGAHLAVIDALMSLGAMTTVSKVAMPAGLEQLGGRSDWENAVLYWINRLIQKLKENVEGEVVQRSQPSTDLQPVQPSCPTRWYWKLVPHAIAFCLKESGNKPPVIRYRKDKMLPKQTPMFPLVTSIKDLSNGCAIAAVVHYYCPHLLRLEDVCLKDTMSVADSLYNLQLIRDFCVNTRKCYCPLALEDLLYAPPALWVNIMSFMAELLGWFEVHKPEFVQPREPLDLTDPSGLVSCTTPTSGNSNSASPSFIFKQPFVPVSSPVSPGAMAEGVGRPWTKKHISRPLSAVSFSIPFGLDSDVDIVMGNPVGAIIRSTSTDSLASAVPAMSRAPYTPPEDLSHLLKGVPVPIPKGLLGSAENELVDASTMEEAFQVIQSKGKLEPRLRPEGAPDGFYLHSPEDDSCPARLSSSAPTRTGMLYRTRGQKREHRGKHNSELRNDNLALRVGRDATEGFVTVHSTPTTPASTPLKKGQLECSMKMTSFAELKKKIVPDTPPSEAPSPPMTTWVQRSEESPSKSPALSTEMSELGAQLEEKRKSIEAQKQRIEAIFAKHRQRLGNSAFLQLQKQQCGSGATEVGGTAEPSGAPEPDGSDQAKTGALPTEKETKRLEERLPCSGGEETSNKPPPKLEKQVTFSKETQVGEKGVVPLDEYNDAVFKLNEALSSLQSDMQRLSEQQKRLMSKKGAPSSRAWVIPAGRTPPRLSHESSRDLPSTSSSPSPSRKASSRVSNSPKSAQVSTCRTQSAPAKSPRHQQQQTRPLDLKFPPLTRVLTPPQNVDTLPHLRKVSPSQCQVQTCSSFSIGDPPSPLPMEDISSETCSSEDHTIFSLDLEDSTPLVLTSQEQPSSGAPSDCSLESDVMGALSGPHTSSLIEVSVSSLQGPRGDEGLHISSSSLSSQSDPEGKAGLAFYHKEDEPRSEGDMAQRRAALLQKQQRRAEELKRRRQESPWERDARPLSVEEPRPRWVEERAAPLRPPQRRGEFTRQEYERRQQLKLMEDLEKVLRQRPPASRGAKKQRPKTEFRDDSGLSRSPAKGFMGVCIQTVWVHELSLLL